In Acidimicrobiales bacterium, a single genomic region encodes these proteins:
- a CDS encoding Calx-beta domain-containing protein — MKGSACSYSVNVGLFGGPQSLKGCGSGVATTNVGYSPQVSLPASGSATAITASDIDGAKAQYGPAVIHGGIWPLNVASPTASGPQYASTQGTPESGTVTSSADITLKTPPYPTVPCETGYSPPCEDPGGFGPPPVWGDSVHAECTATESSVTGSSTFSNSFIASATDADGAPLPSAIEPIPDNPPANYTRHGVITNVGDVFTVVINEQIPNADGSLTVNAVHMYLFGPVAVGEVIRGQVTCGTTPSPAPASDTIAPDCGTPVVAPVGPSDPQPKEPYTELVGTFDARGLQSITNIQVEHGTVEVGVPSSAQAYLHFTPGQTRPLPVTAVRDAQSETDGLPLIWSFDATDVAGNTAHCSGVNPPRPPGSPLAYNEYYTTPNNTVLTVGAPGVLANDTDPENDPLTVTGTTNVTHGTVSSSADGSFTFTPDNDFWGDGGFDYTISDGNGGTDVGHVKVTVWEPYPTVSVGDVKVYEGNTGTRVAVFPVTMSEVWGHTDVTVDYTTIDGTATAGSDFTSTSGTLTFNPGNTALNIEVPVNGDKADEANETFKVKLSAPTAATLGDSKGVGTIIDDDPSAVIGPRMAIGDVRAYEGNGGFGFMTFTVSLSKASASTVTANLAVLDGTATSWEDFFNFDSFVQFDPGVTSVTILVYVLSDTTAEGDETFTLKLSDPVGATLADGKGLGTIINDDL, encoded by the coding sequence GTGAAGGGCAGCGCCTGCTCGTACTCGGTCAACGTCGGCCTCTTCGGCGGACCCCAGTCCCTGAAGGGGTGCGGGTCGGGCGTCGCCACGACCAACGTGGGGTACTCGCCGCAGGTCTCGCTGCCGGCCAGTGGATCGGCGACTGCCATCACCGCCAGCGACATCGACGGCGCCAAGGCGCAGTACGGCCCGGCGGTGATCCACGGCGGCATCTGGCCCCTCAACGTGGCGTCGCCCACGGCGTCGGGCCCGCAGTACGCCAGTACCCAGGGCACTCCTGAGAGCGGCACGGTGACCAGCTCCGCCGACATCACGCTGAAGACGCCGCCCTACCCGACCGTGCCATGCGAGACCGGGTACTCCCCCCCTTGCGAGGACCCCGGCGGGTTCGGACCTCCACCCGTGTGGGGTGACTCGGTCCACGCCGAGTGCACCGCCACCGAGAGCTCCGTCACCGGCTCGAGCACGTTCTCGAACTCGTTCATCGCCAGCGCCACCGATGCGGACGGCGCCCCGCTTCCCTCGGCCATCGAGCCGATTCCCGACAACCCGCCGGCGAACTACACCCGCCACGGGGTGATCACCAACGTCGGCGACGTCTTCACCGTCGTGATCAACGAGCAGATCCCGAACGCCGACGGGTCGCTGACCGTGAACGCCGTGCACATGTACCTGTTCGGGCCGGTCGCCGTCGGCGAGGTCATCAGGGGCCAGGTCACCTGCGGCACGACGCCGTCGCCTGCGCCTGCGAGCGACACCATCGCCCCGGACTGCGGAACCCCCGTGGTCGCCCCGGTCGGCCCGTCCGACCCCCAGCCGAAGGAGCCCTACACCGAGCTGGTCGGCACGTTCGACGCTCGAGGTCTCCAGTCCATCACCAACATCCAGGTGGAGCACGGCACGGTGGAGGTCGGCGTGCCCAGCTCGGCCCAGGCCTACCTGCACTTCACGCCCGGCCAGACCCGTCCGCTGCCTGTCACGGCTGTCCGGGACGCGCAGTCGGAGACCGACGGGCTCCCGCTCATCTGGTCGTTCGACGCCACCGATGTCGCCGGCAACACGGCCCACTGCAGCGGCGTCAACCCGCCGCGGCCACCGGGCTCGCCCCTGGCCTACAACGAGTACTACACGACGCCGAACAACACGGTGCTGACCGTGGGAGCACCCGGCGTGCTGGCCAACGACACCGACCCCGAGAACGACCCCTTGACCGTCACCGGCACCACGAACGTGACGCACGGGACCGTGTCCTCCTCGGCGGACGGGTCGTTCACCTTCACCCCCGACAATGACTTCTGGGGCGACGGAGGCTTCGACTACACCATCAGCGACGGCAACGGGGGCACCGACGTCGGGCACGTCAAGGTCACCGTCTGGGAGCCGTATCCGACGGTGTCGGTCGGCGACGTGAAGGTGTACGAGGGGAACACGGGCACCCGCGTGGCGGTGTTCCCGGTCACCATGTCTGAAGTCTGGGGCCACACGGATGTGACCGTGGACTACACGACGATCGACGGCACGGCCACGGCCGGGTCGGACTTCACGAGCACCTCGGGCACGCTGACGTTCAACCCCGGCAACACCGCGTTGAACATCGAGGTCCCGGTGAACGGCGACAAGGCCGACGAGGCGAACGAGACCTTCAAGGTGAAGCTGTCGGCACCGACGGCGGCGACCCTCGGTGATTCCAAGGGCGTCGGCACCATCATCGACGACGATCCCTCCGCCGTCATCGGACCCCGCATGGCCATCGGCGACGTGCGGGCCTATGAGGGCAACGGCGGCTTCGGGTTCATGACGTTCACCGTGAGCCTGAGCAAGGCCTCGGCGTCGACCGTGACGGCGAACCTCGCCGTCCTCGATGGCACCGCCACGTCGTGGGAAGACTTCTTCAACTTCGATTCGTTCGTCCAATTCGATCCGGGCGTCACGTCGGTGACCATCCTGGTCTACGTCCTTTCCGACACGACCGCCGAGGGCGACGAGACCTTCACGCTCAAGCTGTCCGACCCGGTCGGAGCAACCCTCGCGGACGGCAAGGGGCTGGGGACCATCATCAACGACGACCTGTAG
- a CDS encoding Fur family transcriptional regulator, whose amino-acid sequence MSSEPTAAAENEALLRRHGMQVTAQRLAVLRAVGARSHRTTEDVYGAVRAEIGAVSRQAVYDALAALTDKRVVRRIQPAGSPARYENRVGDNHHHLVCRTCSRMVDVDCAVGDTPCLTAADDAGYEIDEAEVTYWGRCPACVAAAASASATSYHLATAREGDPRT is encoded by the coding sequence ATGTCCAGCGAGCCCACCGCTGCCGCTGAGAACGAGGCGCTCCTCCGCCGGCACGGGATGCAGGTGACGGCCCAGCGCCTGGCTGTCCTGCGGGCGGTGGGCGCGCGATCGCACCGCACGACGGAGGACGTCTACGGCGCAGTGCGGGCCGAGATCGGCGCCGTCTCCCGCCAGGCCGTGTACGACGCCCTGGCCGCCCTCACCGACAAGCGCGTGGTGCGGCGCATCCAGCCGGCGGGGTCACCGGCCCGCTACGAGAACCGGGTCGGGGACAACCACCACCACCTCGTCTGCCGGACCTGCAGCCGCATGGTCGACGTCGACTGTGCCGTCGGCGACACGCCGTGCCTGACGGCCGCCGACGACGCCGGCTACGAGATCGACGAGGCCGAGGTCACCTACTGGGGCCGGTGCCCGGCATGTGTCGCAGCAGCGGCGTCGGCAAGTGCAACGAGCTACCACCTGGCAACCGCGAGAGAAGGAGACCCACGCACGTGA
- a CDS encoding DUF4242 domain-containing protein — MPLFMDVHSLDGEVKASDVAGAHQADLDTQGQYGVEYKRYWVDEKAGKIFCLVEAPDADSAIRVHREAHGLVADEIFEVSEHS; from the coding sequence ATGCCGCTGTTCATGGACGTGCACAGCTTGGATGGTGAGGTCAAGGCGTCCGATGTCGCCGGCGCACACCAGGCCGACCTGGACACGCAGGGCCAGTACGGCGTGGAGTACAAGAGGTACTGGGTCGACGAGAAGGCCGGCAAGATCTTCTGCCTCGTCGAAGCCCCCGACGCCGACTCCGCCATCCGGGTCCACCGGGAAGCGCACGGCCTTGTGGCCGACGAGATCTTCGAGGTCTCCGAGCACTCGTAG